GGCCGCATCAAGTCCGCGATCGGCATGGGAGCGCTCCTCGAGGAAGGGCTCGGGGACACCGTGCGCGTCTCGCTCACCGAGGACCCCGTCGCGGAGGTCCCGGTGGCGTTCGCGCTCGTCGCCCCCTACAACCGGGCGAGACCCCGCCCCGCGACGGAGCCGATCCCCGAGATCGTCTCCCCTCCCCCCCGGAAGGGGACCGTGGCGGTGGAGGTCCCGCTCCGGTCGCCGATCTCGGACGTCGACGCCCTGCGCCGCGAGATCGACGGCGAGGCGGGGGTGCGCGTTCCCGAGGACACCCGCGCCGACGTGGTGTCGATCGACGCGTCGACCTGGAACGACGTGGCGGGAGTCGAGCGGCTGCGAGCCTCCCTCGCGCTCGTCGCCCCGCGGCTCCGGCTCTCGGCCCGCGTCCCCGCGGCCCTCGTCGCCGGCGCCGACGACCCTGCGCTCGACTCCCTCGCCCGCGCGGCGCACCGGATCCACGTCCGCGCTGCGGCGCCGCTCGCCGCCGCCGCGATCGAATCGCTTCGCGCGCTCGCGCGGCGCACGACCGTGCTCGTGGAAGCCGGCGGAGGCGTCGAGCCCGCGATCGACCTCGCGATCGGGGTCGCGCGGGGCGGCGGGAACGTGGCCGTCGCGATGGACCCGACCCTCGAAACCGGGCCGCTGTTCGCCAACCGCGCCCTCGCCGCCCGCCTGCTCGCCGAGGACCTGCGGGCGCCCCACGTGCTGATCGACCGACCCGCGCTTCGCGGGGCCGACCTTTCGCTCGGGCCCGCCGCGCACCTCGGCGGGCTGCTGTGCGAGGGGATCGGGGACGCCGTCCACGTCGACGCCGGCGACGCCGCCTCCTCGCGGAGGCTCGGCTTCAACATCCTGCAGGGAGCGCGCGTCCGGATCACGAGGACCGAGTTCATCTCGTGCCCGTCCTGCGGGCGGACGTTGTTCGACCTCGAGTCGACCACCGCGACGATCAAGGCGCGCACCGCGCACCTGAAGGGGCTCAAGATCGCCGTGATGGGATGCGTGGTGAACGGCCCGGGGGAGATGGCCGACGCCGACTTCGGCTACGTCGGCTGGGGGGACGAGAAGATCGCCCTGTTCGTCGGGAAGGAGATGGTCGAGAAGGACATCCCCACCGGCGAGGCGGCCGATCGGCTCGTCGCGCTCATCAAGCGCCACGGGAAATGGGTGGAGCCTCCGTCGACGGCGAAGGCTTCGCCCTGAGCGCACGGACCGCCGCGAGCGCCACGTAGCCCGCAAGGGCGAGGAGCGCCGCCGCCGCCGCCGCGTTGAACGCCGCGGCGTCGAACCCCGACGAGCGGCGCCCCTGGGCCCACACGATCGCGCCGAGCGCCCACACGGTGATCACGAGGACGAACGCGCTGGGGATGGCGGTGAACCAGCCGCTGCGGCCGGTGCGGCGGAACCACACCGTCAGGGCGACGAGCGTCAGCGCCGCGAGGAGCTGGTTCGAGGCGCCGAACAGCGTCCAGAACGAGCGCCATCCCCCGGAGCCGGCGGCCGTCAGGACGAGCGCGGGGGGGAGCGCCGTCACGAGCGTCGCCGCGAGGGCTCCCGCCCTTCCCCGAAGCCCCGTCAGCTCCTGCACGAGGTAACGACCGAGCCGCATCGCGACGTCGAGGGTGTCGAAGACGAACGTCGAGAAGGCCATCGCGCCGAACGTCGTCGCGACGGCGAGGTTCTCCTCGCCGACCACGAGCGTGAGGAACCGCCCGATTCCCTCCCCGTAGATCTTCCCGGGCGCCACGCCCCGCACCGCGTCGCTCGTCGCGATCATCACCGTCGCGAGCGCGATCAGCGCGACGAACGCCTCCGCGAGCATCGCCCCGAACCCCACGGGACGGCAGTGCGACTCCCGGTCGATCTGCTTCGAGGTCGTCCCCGAGCAGACGAGCCCGTGGAACCCCGAACACGCCCCGCAGGCGATCGTGACGAAGAGGAACGGGAACAACGCCCCCGCGAACCCGCCCGTGTCCCAGGTCTTGAACGCGGGCTGCACGACCGCGTGACCGCCGAAGAAGATCCCGAGGACGCCCGCCCCGATCGCCGCGTACAGGATGAACCCGCCGAGGTACCCGCGCGGCTGCAGCAGGTAGCGCACCGGCGTGAGCGAGGCGACGACGCAGTAGCCGACGATCAGCAGGGTCCAGCCGGCGTGGTCGAGGACCAGCAGGTGGGACACCCACGTCCCCGCCCACGCCGCGCCGAAGGCGAGCGGGACGAACACGACCGTCGAGATCCAGAGCGGCGGCGCGAGCCACCGCCCGACGAGCCCCATCGCCACCGCCACGCCGAGGTACATCACGCTCGCGGCGGCGACCGCCCCCCCCGGGTTGAAGGTGCGTCCCGCCGCCTCGAGCTCGTCGGTCCCCGAGACGAACGCCGCGGCCGTCATGTCGGTGAACGCGACGATGACGTAGACCAGGGCGATCCAGATGAACGCCATCATCGCGCGCCCCGCGCTTGGCCCGAGCCATCGGGAGGCGATCTGCGCCACCGACGAGGCGTCGTGGCGCACCGAGCCGGCCAGGCTCGCGAAGTCGTGGACCGCGCCCACGAAGACCACGCCGAACCCGATCCACAGCAGGCACGGAAGCCACCCGAAGGCGTCGCACGCGAGGATCGGGCCGGCGATCGGTCCGGCCGCCGCGATCGCGGAGAAGTGCTGCCCGAAGAGGTAGAAGGGCTTCGTCGGCTCGAAATCGGTGCCGTCGCGTCGCGTGTGCGCGGGCGTCGGGCGCGAATCGTCCAGGGCGAGGCGGCGCGCGACGAACGCCCCGTAGAAGCGGTACCCGAGGGCGAGCAGGACCAGGAACGCCCCCGCGATCAGGGGCAGGCTCACGGACCGCCCTCGATCTCGCGCCACTCCCGGACCGTCCACGCGCACAGTCCTTCCTCGACCAGGGGGCTCGACCTCGCCAGCGCCTCCGCCTCGAGGAGGTCTTTCGCTTCGAAGATGTCCAGGAAGCCGTCGTCGTTCCGGAACGACCCGGCGACGCGAAGGCGCCCCTCCCGGCGCAGGGCGCGGAGGTGCTCCACGTGCCGCTCGATCGCGGGCGCGGCGTCCGCCGGCAGCGCCGTCACCACGATCGTGCGCGCCCAGAGCGTCATTCGATCTCGACCCTGGAGGCGTAGTCGGGGCGATTCGCCCCGATCCCCCGCCGCTCCTTCAGCAGGTCCGCGAGGGCGTCGCGCGCATCCGGCTCGCCGTGCACGAGGTGCACGCGCGCGGGAGAGCGTTCGGCGCCGGCGAGCCAGCCGAGGATCTCCCCCCGGTCGGCGTGCGCGGACAAGCCGTCGATCGTCGCGACCCGGGCGCGGACGGGAACCGTGCGGCCGTGCATCCGGAGCTCCTTCACGCCGTCCTGCAGCGCCCGACCGCGGGTGCCCACGCCCTGGTACCCGACGAACAGCACCGTCGTGCGATGGTCGGGGAGCTTGAAGAACAGGTGGTGCAGGATGCGGCCGCCTTCCGCCATCCCCGAGGCCGAGATGATGATCGCGGGGTAGCGGATGTCGTTCAGGCGCTTGGAGTCCTCGACGGTGCTCGCGCACTTCACGCCGTTTTCCAGGCCGAGCGGGTCGGCGCCGTGCGAGTTGGCGCGGCGCATCTCGCCGTCGACCGCCTCGGGGTGGTCGAGCGTGATGCGCGTCGCCTCGATCGCCATCGGGCTGTCCATGTAGATCGGGACGTCGGTCGGGAGCCTCCCCTCGTGCCTGAGCTCGCGCAGAAGCCACAACAGGTGCTGCGTGCGTCCGACGGCGAACGACGGGATCAGGAGCGTTCCCCCCGCCTGGATCGTCTCCATCGCGACGCGGAGGAGCACGTCCTTCGGGTCCTCCTCGGGGTGATCCCGATTGCCGTACGTGCTTTCGAGCAGCAGGTGGTCGCACGCGGGGAGGGGCGAGGGGTCCGGGAGGATCGGCTGGCCGTTGCGGCCGAGGTCCCCCGAGAAGACGACCGTCCGGTCACCGCCGTCGCGCCCAGCCTTCTTGAGGACGACTTCGATGAAGGCGGCGCCGACGATGTGTCCGGCGGGAAGGAACCGGATCGTGACGGCGTCGTGCACCTGGAGCGGCCGGCTCCAGGGATGCGGGTCGAGCCGCTCGAGCGCGTCCCTCGCGTCGGCCTCGGTGTACAGCGGCAGCGCCGGCTTGTGTTTCGAGGCGCCGCGCCAGTTCAGGTACCGCGCGTCCTCTTCCTGCAGGTGCCCCGAGTCGGGGAGGATGATCCCGCACAGGTCGCGGGTCGCCGGGGTGCAGACGACGCGCCCTGCGTACCCGAACTTCAGCAGCCGCGGGAGCCACCCCGTGTGGTCGAGGTGGGCGTGCGTGAGAACGACGAGATCGAGCGTGCCGACGTCGAACGGCGGCTCCGCCCAGTTCCGGAGGCGCAGGTCCTTGAGCCCCTGGAACAGGCCGCAGTCCACGAGCATCCGGAACCCCCGGTGCTCGAGCAGGTACTTCGAACCGGTCACGGTGCCGGTCGCGCCGAAGAACGAGAGGGTTGCCATGGGGCGCATCGTCTTTCGGGGCGCCGTCTTGGTCAAGCCCCGCCGCCGTTTGGTACGATGCCCGCCTTTTCCATGGAGGATCCGCCGATGCGCGTTCAGATCGAATACTGCACCTCCTGAGGGTATCTCCCCAAGGCCGCCGGTCTGGCGGCCGAGCTGAAGAAGAAGTTCGACGTCGACGCCGAGCTGGTCCCGTCCTCGGGAGGGGTTTTCGAGATCTCCGTGGACGGCGCCAAGGTGTTCTCGAAGAAGGAACTGGGTCGTTTCCCCGTCGAGGGCGAGGTCGACGAGATCTTCCGCGCCCGCTAGGGATTCCATGAGCCTGCTCGATCGCGCGGTCGTCCACGGTCTGCCGTTCGTCCCCAAGCCGATCGTCGGCATGTTCTCGAAGCGGTACATCGCGGGGCCGCGGATGCAGGACGCCTTCCGCGTCGCCCGGGAGCTCGAGGGCGAGGGGGCGATGTCGACGATCGACATCCTCGGCGAGTTCATCAAGAACCTCGACGAAGGGGATGCCAACGCCGACCAGTACATCGACCTCGTCCGTCGCATCGCCGGCGAGCGCTTCGCGGACGTCAACGTCTCGGTGAAGCTGACCGCGCTCGGCCTCACCCTCGACAAGGCGCGATGCCTCGCGAACATGCGCCGGCTGATGGCGGTGGCCCGGGAGGCGGGGTTGTTCGTCCGGATCGACATGGAAGACTCGCCGTGGACCGACGTCACCTGCGAGATCTACCGGACGTTGCGCTCCGAGTTCCCGGGGAAGGTCGGCGTGGCGATCCAGTCGCGCCTGCGGCGGACGATGGACGACGTCGAGTCGCTCACCGCCGAGCCCGCGAACTTCAGGCTGTGCAAGGGAATCTACCTCGAGCCGCGCCCGATCGCGTGGACCGACCCGGAGCTGATCCGGCGGAACTTCACGCTCGCCCTCGAGCGGATGCTCGAGCGCGGGGCCTACGTCGGGATCGCCACCCACGACGAGCAGCTGGTGTGGGAAGCGCTGCGCCTGGTGCGCCGCTTCGGCCTCACCCGCGAGAGGTACGAGTTCCAGATGCTGCTCGGGGTGGACGAGGAGCTGCGGCGGATCCTGCTCGGGGCCGGGCACCGTCTGCGCGTGTACGTCCCTTACGGCGAGCGCTGGTACGCGTATTCGGTGCGGCGGCTGCGCGAGAACCCGCAGATCGCCAAACACGCGCTGCGGGCGATCCTCAAGGGAGCCTGACGCCCACCCCGTGCGCGTAGACGACGGCGCCGCCCAGCCACGCGGTGCCGATCCCCATCGCGACGCCGCCCAGGAGCGCGATCGCGTAGATCGGCCGCTGGGCTTCGGGAATCCGTCCCCGGTGCCAGCCCTTCCACAACGCCAGCGCCAGGAAGGTCCCGAGCAGCACGATACCCATCCGCTCGTGGGCGCCCATGGCCTCTTCCGACCCCGCGTGCAGCGTCACGACGTTGAGCGCCAGGAAGCCGCTCGCGACCGTCGGGACCAGGACGAGCGTGCCGAGGACCACGAGGATCGCGCCGAACCGTTCGGCACGCTCGCGGCTCGCGAGGATCCCGATCGATTCCGCGAGGCCGCCGGCGACGAGGAAGGCGATCGCGAAGTGGACGAGAGCCGGATGGAGGAGGTGCATCGGCGCGGGAGAATACCCTCTCACGCCCCCGGATGCCGCGTCGCCAGTTCCTCGAGCAGCGCCTTCGACCGCGCGTCCAGGTCCTTGGGCGGCACGATCTGCACCACGACGAGGAGGTCCCCGGCCCTGCGGGAGCCGTGCGCGGGAACGCCGCGTCCGCGCAGCCGCAGCTTCTGCCCGCTGCGCGTCGCCGGCGGGATCTCGATCGTCGCCCTGCCGTCGAGCGTCGGGACGTCCACGCGGCCGCCGAGGGTGGCCTTCACGATGCCCACGGGGACCTCGCACAGCAGGTGCGGGCCGTCCCGCCGGAACAGCGGGTGCGGCTCCACGTGCACGCGGAGGTAGGCATCCCCGGCGGTGCCGCCGCCGTGCCCCGCTTCGCCCCGGCCCGCCACCCGGACGCGGGCCCCGTCCTCGATCCCGGGAGGGATCCGCACCTTGACCCGTTCGCCGGCGCCGCGCGCGCCCCCGCGGGGAATCGTCACCTCGATCGTGTGACCGGTGATCGCCTGCACGAAGGGGATCGTCATCTCGAACTCGAGGTCGCCGCCTCGCGCACGACCTCGGGGACGCGCGCCGCGGGCGGCGCTCCCGAACAGCGACTCGAACAGATCCGAAAAGCCGCCGAAGTCGAACGCCTCGGCCTGCTCGCGGCTCATGCCGGCGAAGGGATCGAAGCCGGTGCCGAACGCCTCGCGACCGCCGCGATCGTACCGGGCGCGCTTGTCCGGATCGCCGAGCACGGCGAACGCCTCCGCGACCTCCTTGAAACGATCCTCGGCCCCCGAGTCTCCGGGATTCACGTCGGGATGGAACTTGCGCGCGAGTTTCCGGTAGGCGGCCTTGATCTCCTTCTCGGTCGCGGACCGGCCGACTCCGAGCACCTCGTAGTAGTCGCGATTCGACGTCATGTTCCGGGGGGTATGTCGTACGGATCGACGGGCGTGTCAAGCGGCCCCCGCTACAATGGCCGCGTGTCCCTCCTGCGCCCGATCCTCGTCCTGCTCCTCGCCCCCGCGGTCGCCGCGCAGCAGGAGCCCCCTCCGAGCCCCCTCAAGCCGCCGCCGCCGGCGATCCGCCCGAAGCCTCCCGCGAAGGGGGAGCCGCTGCAGGACAGCGGGTCCGCGGACGACACCTGGCCGGGGCTCGACGCGGAGCTCGCGGACAAGCTCGCGGCGAGCGCCGAGCGTTACCGGGAATACGCCGTCCGGTTCACGACCGACGAGTCGGTCCGCGCGGCGCGCTACACCGACGGCGAGGCGACCTCCGAGGAGCTGCGCCGGTACGGCTACCTCCTCGACCGCGGGGAGGGACCGTTCGACCTCCGCGAGTTCCGGCAGAAGCTGAAGGCGGACGGCTCGCTCGCGCGCGGCGAGGTGAAGGACGAAGAGCCCTTCCCCCCCGCATACGGCTGGGTGTTCCTCTTCAGCCGGTTCCACCAGCCGTTCTTCGCCTACCGCGATCTGGGGGAGCGCTTCGAGGGTTTCGACCTGGTGCGCGAGATCCGCTTCCGCGGCGCGCTCCCCTACACCGACGGCCGCGACATCCGGCAGTGGGAAGGGACCGTCCTCGTCGACGTCACGACGGGGTCGCCCGTCGAGATCCGCGCGGAGCCCAGCCGCCAGACGGAGCGGATCCGCTGGATGTTCGACCGCTGGGCGCAGGCGTTCAACATCATCGGATTCCGCACCGCGCCGCGGCCGTTCGGCCATCGCTGCCGCGTGGCGTTCGGCCTGCGGCAGGACCGTCTGAGCTTCCCGACGGAGCTTCGGTACGACACCTTCCGCGCGGTCAGCTCGAAGTCGCAGATTCCCTGGAGCGCATCGATCCGCACCTACGAGGGATATCGCTTCTTCAAGACGGCGACCGAGGAGACCCCCGGCGAGACGGTGCGGCCCGGGCGCTGACTCCTACTTCGCCGCGGGAGGCGGTTGCGTCCCGCCCGGGGCGGCGCCCGTCGGGGCCGCGGCGGGAACCGCCGGCTTCAGGAACGCCTCGTCGACGATCTTCACCTGCGCGGCCTGACTGAGCTGCTGCACCTTCTGCTGGACCGCGGCGGCGTCCTTGGCGCGCCCCATGTCGAGCGCGAGCCGGGCCTTGACGTCGTCGAAGGGGAGCACGCGGGCCGGCTGCTTCTCGGTGATCTTCATGAAGTTCAGGCCCGTGGGGGTGTCGAAGATCGGCGTGATCTGACCGACCGGCGTCGAGAAGCCGAGATCCTCGATCCGCGGGAAGACCGGGTTCGCCGTCTCGCCGCGGTGGAACCAGCCGAGGTCGCCCCCGTTGCCGGCGTTGGGCACCTGGGAGTACTCCTTGGCGATCGCGGCGAAGTCCTCGCCGGCGAGGGCGCGTTTGCGGGCCTCCTCGATCCGCTTGCGCGCGTCGGCCTTGAGGGGCTCGGCGTCGTCCGGCTTGGACAGGACGACCACGATCTGCGCGCGGACCTTCTCGGGCTCGCGGAACATCTCGGGATTCGCGTCGTAGAACTTCTTCACCTCGGCCTCGGGGACCGCGGCGTTGCCGGCGACGGACTTCATGTACTTGCGCGTGATCACGCGCAGCGTCGCCTCGTTGCGGAGATCGGCGTCGGTGAGCTGGGCCTCGGCGAGGAACTTCCGGAACGCCTGCTCGTCCGGAAAGCCCGTCCGGGCGCCCTGGAGCTCCTGCGCGATCTCCTCCTCGCTGGCCTGGATCCCCGTCTTCTCCGCGTCCTGGCGGATGAGCTCGTTGGCGATGAACGCCTCGAGCGCCGCCTGGCGGAGCGCCACCTCGGCATCGGGCTGCACCGCGCGTCCCTGCGCACGCATGCGCATCTTGGTCATCTCGATTTCCTGGAGCAGGCGGCGCGACTTGATCGGCCGGCCGTTCACCTCCGCGATCACGGTGTCGGGAGGCAGTTGCACCGGCTCGGCTTCGGGGGCCCCGCCCGGAGCCGCGTCCCGACCTTCGGCCGCCGGGGCCGGCTCCTTCGCGCCGCCGCAGGCGGCCAGGAAAACGACGAACGCGACGAGAACCGCCGGCGCGGTTCGGGCGAACGAGCGGCGCATGGAACCTCCAGGGATCGAAGTCGATCCGGACGAAGCGCCCATCTTACGAGGAGGACCCCGACCCGTCGAGCCGAACCCGCGACGCTCCGCGGCGGACGACGGCGGCGAGCCGGAGCAGGAGGATCGCCGCGACGACCGCGAGGGAGATCACGAGCCCCTGCCAGACCCCCGCCGGCCCCGACCCGTGACGGAACGCCAGCCAGGCGCCGATCGGAAGCCCGAGCGCCCAGTACCCCACGACGTTGGCGACCGCCGGGAGGTGGACGTCCCCCGCGCCGCGCAGCGCGCCGAAGCAGACCACCTGCGTCCCGTCGAACAGCTGGAACGCCCCCGCCAGGGGGAGCAGCACCGCGGCGAGCGCCACGACCTCGGGATCGGAGGTGTAGAGCCCGGTCAGAAGGCCCGGGAGGAACACGAACAACCCGGCGGGCAGGGTCATCATGGCGGCCCCCGCCGCGACGGCGGTCCACGCGGTGCGCGACCAGGGCAAGGACGCACCGACCAGGTTCCCCACCCGCGTCGCGGTCGCCGCGGCGAGCCCGTTGGGCAACATGAACGACAGGGTCGCGAGGTTCATCGCCACCGCGTGCGCCGCGATCGCGCGCGCGCCGAACACGCCCATCATCAGGCCCGCCGCGTGGAAGGCCCACACCTCGAGGGCGAAGGTGAGCCCGAGCGGAACGCCGATCGCCAGCAGCCGTCCGAGCGGCCGGAGCTCGAACATCCCGGCCGCCCCGGGCCAGTGGTCGCGCAGGATCGGGCGCGCGAGGCGCACGATGGCCGCGAGCATGAACCACTCCCCCGCCGCGCTCGCGAGCGCGCACCCCACGGCGCCGAGTCGGGGCGCCCCCAGGTTCCCGTACATGAGGACCCAGTTCAGGAAGACGTTGACGAGGTTCGCCGCGAGCACGGCGACCGTCGCCTCGCGCATGCGCCCCAGGGCCGCCAGGAACTGCCGGACCACCACGAACCCCATGAGGGCGGGGACCCCGGCGACTCTCGCGAGGGCGTACCCCGCGGCATCGGGGATCAGGGCGTCGGGCTGGCCGAGCAGCCTCAACCCCGGCCCGGCGAACGCGAGCATCGTGGCGATGGGGACCGCGAGCAGCATCCCCATCGCGACGCCACGGCTCAGGCCGAGCCCCACGCCGCGCCGGTCCCCCGCGCCGAACGCCTGGGCGACGACCGGATCCAGGGCCCGCGCCGCCCCGAAGGCGACGATGCTCACCGCGACGTGCCACAGCGCCCCGAGCGCGACCGCCGCCATCGTCTCCGCGCCGAGCCGGCCCGCCATGACGGTGTCGACCGTCGAGAGCGACACGCTCCCGATGTAGGCGACCGAGACCGGCCAGGCGAGGCCGAACAGCCGCTTGAGCTCGACGCGCGTGCCGGTCCAGGGCTCGATGCCGCGGGGGTTCATCCGGACATGGTAGAAGACGGGTCATGACCGACGACGAGCCGCCCCCCGACGAGGTCGAGATCCCGATCGAGGACCACCTCGACCTCCACGCGTTCGCGCCGCGCGACGTGACCGGGGTGGTGGAGTCGTACCTCGAGGCGGCGATCGAGCGGGGTTTCTCCGAGGTGCGCCTCATCCACGGAAAGGGGATCGGGGTGCAACGGGCCGCCGTGCGGCGCCTTCTGGACCGTCATCCGGGCGTGGCGGGGTACCGCGACGACGACGCCCTGCGCGGCGGATGGGGGGCGACGATCGTGATCCTGCGCCGGGAACGTTGACCCGGAGCGGCCGGGAACCCACAATGGCCGCGGAGAAGCGACCATGAGCGATCCCCTGCGCATCACCTGCCCGTGCTGTTCGACCCGGCTCGCGGTCGATCGCGCCAGCGGCGAGATCCTGTCCGAGGAGCGCCCCAAGGCCGACCCCGAAGCCACCTTCGAGCAGGCGATGCAGGCCGTGCGCTCCGGCGGCCAGCGCCGCGAGGACGCCTTCTCCAAGGCCTTCGAGCGGACCAGGAACCTCGACGACGTGCTCTCGAAGAAGTTCGACGAGGCCAAACGCAAGGCCGCGGAAGATTCCACCCCCTGGCGCAACCCGCTCGACAACGAATGACCATTTCCCGCGTGCGGCGCTCCTCGATCCTCGTCGTCTTCCTCCTCGCGGCACTCGTCGCGACCGACGCCTCGGCGGCCCCCGCCAAGAAGAAGCGCGCGAAACCCCGCCGGCCGGTGACCCCGCCGTCGCTCGTCTGGCACGTCGAGACCATGGACGGCCAGGTGATCTCGACGAATCGCGGCGACGAGTCGGTCAATCCCGCGTCGGTCGTCAAGGCCGCGACGACCTTGTGGGCCCTCGAGCGCCTCGGTCCGGATCACCGCTTCGAGACCACCGTGCATGCGCGCGGGACCGTGGACGCCAAGACGCGCACGCTCGTCGGCGATCTCGTCGTGCGCGGCGGCGGCGATCCCGACTTCCAGTCCGAGAACGTCTTCCTCGTGGCCGAGGCGCTCAACGCCCGCGGCATCCGGAAGGTGTCGGGGCGGCTCGTCGTCGACCAACGATTCTGGATCGGTTGGGAGGGAGGCTCCGAGGGGCCGGCCCTCACCGCCGAGCGGCGCGCGTGGATGATGGGTGAACGTCTCCGCCGCGCCCTGGACCCGGCGCGGTGGACGCGGGCGCAACACGCCGCGTGGCGGGCCTTCGCCGCCGCGGAAGGACGCCAGGTCTCCCGGCCGCCGGGGGTGCTCGTGCGCGGCGGCGTGAAGTTCGAGGCCGACGGGTCCGAGTACGCGGGGACGACCGTGGCGATCCACCGGTCCAAGCCGCTCGTCGACACGCTCCGGCGCTTCAACTGTTTCTCGAACAACGACATCGAACGGGTCGGCGGCGAGATCGGCGCCGCGGACGAGCTCGGCGCCGAGCTGAGCGGGCGCCTGGCGGAAGCGGGTGCCGGCGTCCAGCTCTCGACCA
The sequence above is a segment of the Candidatus Polarisedimenticolaceae bacterium genome. Coding sequences within it:
- a CDS encoding D-alanyl-D-alanine carboxypeptidase, encoding MRRSSILVVFLLAALVATDASAAPAKKKRAKPRRPVTPPSLVWHVETMDGQVISTNRGDESVNPASVVKAATTLWALERLGPDHRFETTVHARGTVDAKTRTLVGDLVVRGGGDPDFQSENVFLVAEALNARGIRKVSGRLVVDQRFWIGWEGGSEGPALTAERRAWMMGERLRRALDPARWTRAQHAAWRAFAAAEGRQVSRPPGVLVRGGVKFEADGSEYAGTTVAIHRSKPLVDTLRRFNCFSNNDIERVGGEIGAADELGAELSGRLAEAGAGVQLSTTSGLGENRLTPRQMVGLMRELRSTAGNHGLGVEEILPVAGCDPGTVTRFFPRLSTGSNATALVGKTGTLTATDGGIAVLAGFLNTGEGEFVFAVAAPRAAGKLRLARRVEEQWLLDLLARHGGARPRTCAGPLAGPADGAAIVEGPQAQSTAGAGAASQH
- a CDS encoding Smr/MutS family protein — encoded protein: MTDDEPPPDEVEIPIEDHLDLHAFAPRDVTGVVESYLEAAIERGFSEVRLIHGKGIGVQRAAVRRLLDRHPGVAGYRDDDALRGGWGATIVILRRER
- a CDS encoding MATE family efflux transporter; translation: MNPRGIEPWTGTRVELKRLFGLAWPVSVAYIGSVSLSTVDTVMAGRLGAETMAAVALGALWHVAVSIVAFGAARALDPVVAQAFGAGDRRGVGLGLSRGVAMGMLLAVPIATMLAFAGPGLRLLGQPDALIPDAAGYALARVAGVPALMGFVVVRQFLAALGRMREATVAVLAANLVNVFLNWVLMYGNLGAPRLGAVGCALASAAGEWFMLAAIVRLARPILRDHWPGAAGMFELRPLGRLLAIGVPLGLTFALEVWAFHAAGLMMGVFGARAIAAHAVAMNLATLSFMLPNGLAAATATRVGNLVGASLPWSRTAWTAVAAGAAMMTLPAGLFVFLPGLLTGLYTSDPEVVALAAVLLPLAGAFQLFDGTQVVCFGALRGAGDVHLPAVANVVGYWALGLPIGAWLAFRHGSGPAGVWQGLVISLAVVAAILLLRLAAVVRRGASRVRLDGSGSSS